In a genomic window of Paramecium tetraurelia macronuclear, complete genome:
- a CDS encoding Guanylyl cyclase encodes MTIIHRFISYCYLWLPKQIQKSVQKTLFQQQENGQVYKVLNVQIHRLNFPMEKCKRQQILKIQSIIYNLLEQRIVFYLQSFQVIKKMIDLIKRVENLILLIILVIALSGKTFYQDFTEQIIVFYSLTCYFLDKLQYLVNLLLISYKLRKQQSIVNNSKCRIFSKFPNISEEEIQQMEEKNQDYLEFKSYKSIKWSELQLGDIVCLKRGKQSPADLLILDSSQEELLVDFEVRTACSCTFVNINHNTKGNIMDFITKLNGQISFSIQESPVGSIKLKNDPKATSFNKKNMILKGETLDRVDWIFGMAIRVGEDCCYGQTTLKKQNYSQKSWIVEFQTYISYTCWILFSICFISNMVFSSFFIREYFFKSLIYCLLIFPQNLQLLEKICYFFIIIKNNKAFYKEQQKVKNKYKVKKQQKLRANDYPIVLKSQNDRKILMPIEKYFNLPLLSFQRQTQLLGFKSHNNNETGLMMLTSQNVLDLIRTDILILDNPKFLFKAKPKVVQLVENFKTYHFSYNKLKNLVRNASPKQKTNCDKLLIDTNRQQTQDEMKTLDIDLLISEKRVPDLRNCTDILLASIQIQKIGNIKDNNQKDQKQNDTKLNNGIGKKKSARYIFDSSFVKHQQNSNQVFDNSKDASNHNISQSFQSSHIGLQKQKNQFVKPGTIIKQNPNFSQMSQKKINDLNSDRIISENYNEQDFIDILYSQDDRIYNEILVMMLLTNSIISVFNEKLNKLEFIFENSYDESILQFCELLDYNLICSTEQENTKQELNSRTIIKKVISIGTSSKVFEILTFLEPTENRKHILSVLVRDPESFQLDEGALLYTRIETNNQTENKYHENLQEMNWDGLKTFLYQKRQLGYSQTNDILKKLSAISETYGNRSHEIEKLFIELESKSEPIFAIGISSTKQKLLQHSSQEFIQEQVNQERIFFTLQNYNIKLCIIIPDSYDDLMLFVRTYSIIQSKEQIIEFKERDSQQLQYKFRQYLQNLMSNNIPNYQDNFIIVSSEAFDSILEDEYLKYHFVFIFQMSGGLGAYRFTSRQKGKLAKILQKTNQKILSVGNSLDDEYLFSKSHLTVSLMKKEQEITIINSKFVALNIKQLLKMIFLICPRQMQNYLAFLEIQLYRCLLLGLIIFIISFQFEDIQLFWLLIFFLIPSNILSSIQHYFLLCNQKEQTLKFQSTYVMIFQSIKKRSMLRGILGVFVIVIIDLVYLILTEQTILLVISSNGKIDQTSKSVLLYISLELLDKSKILFHIIKKYENIYYKLMQLTITIFILTLLIICFNLVQASTDDQRLIDEFNQQNFLAFIFISVFLIGLSFVTQEILEIYSINFMIPSEQITFEQNQKDILELKKKLNSSNSLSEEEEEEMQLIFNQKIKKITDQLFDNKDLVDEIITKQIKGDQSVVDEMDKFQGFQDKKTEKDFQDFFKQQNQHKFNIFYAFIFYDICILIMYCYEILTSSVFPLSILLTVLIQFIIQLFISLLQLRVITNKKIQQYFQLLSLILRYIFKILIDVLYIGNYQEFVGFMFNIQFILAFAITTQPIVPIIFYVILQLVIYIIDLIINGFSMNFLNQKEVIYCLVKFGFLLVEISYPIFENVQKFQFLQRSSYIYQNRLNIEQKKINYILGLLMPRFIQERMNKGQIQIQQDQGDVTILFCDIYQFDKVIKYEQENILNFLDTLYRAFDQLCQTYDLQKIETVGKTYMAAGGLKDYDAVINQKNANSTTRALETAIAMMDAVKTMKYGDNQDVKLKIGIHYGRVIAGVIGVHKPQFSLIGDTVNTTSRVCSTGDAGFITLSESAYNNIKDTTKYQFDEKAVAAKGKGTLLTFRFKVQLKDKDSTRLISSKLIKDHQESSNETRVQVMPLKNPENKKPPAKILMKRASVMNPIGLGNDPNKSPILVLRQLQQQLQNKKTFQIMIKKKQSIDHETKEQEVKRQNSQKSISSSNQDLNQGQQIQNENQSQVQQQPKVVNTNPKMRSSILQLHKPLKRGNEDGAIQHYPSTLQQFSMSLFQPISDIRLQPSSNQISSSQNQQSSSIQPQLSVLQQNSQTQMVQILEHPSKESIKQVRIAEEAQNQQNNQQPQRGQIKRKGTVIMADLVNKKKMMKSNTKIILPEDKERPLKLVQKENENHFEGKGKQIENPGFFEAQENLIKKENDFVENSDEIEINKKQSISKLQQRLDLIKLKNIKKFKLDFDKDFDYELNKSQYDSKDHVLYYQIYEEYNLQEFIQFRKTFILLLILMICKSLLYFLLDELNPSNKIELIIVILCQLIVSVLIIFPFYKFQDLQDFKKAKSLSLIYFISISSLNILIVYFVDEQEFEIILQLCQITSIYINLFHQQLFILKDKQYLQIIYFILLILLTVYKKYILEIVFFIISTDGLTYYFEHQVNEILVKNYRVSQQLQTQIFKYENILQYLMPPHALKRLLQPESDKTETFIDVLDHATVLFADIAGFTKYSSSVQPETVVEMLRNLFQSFDLYCQMAQIYKLFTIGDCYVCMGVLDYTKRDPAEEAQKVLAFGLKMIQIINDIKQDPQYQHLNMRIGVHTGRVLGGVVGTDVVRYDIYGEDVTIANLMESSGTEGKMLISDYTKNLVESEYDDFKFEYAKDVYIQSKDMTIPTFFVSLNDLDCCEEN; translated from the exons atgacCATAATTCATAGGTTTATTTCTTACTGTTATTTATGGCTACCAaagtaaatttagaaatcagTCTAAAAAACGCTATTTTAATAACAGGAAAATGGTTAGGTttataaagtattaaatGTGTAAATTCATAGATTGAATTTTCCAATGGAGAAGTGcaaaagataataaattttgaaaatacaatcaattatatataatttgttGGAGTAAAGAATTGTCTTTTATCTTTAGTCATTCCaagttattaaaaaaatgattgatttaataaaaagagtCGAAAATTTGAtccttttaattatattagtcATTGCATTATCAGGAAaaactttttattaagattttactgaataaataatagttttttattcattGACATGTTACTTTTTAGATAAGctttaatatttagtaaaCTTGCTATTAATCAGTTATAAACTAAGAAAACAATAATCTATagttaataattctaaatgtCGAATATTTTCGAAGTTTCCTAATATTTctgaagaagaaatttaacaaatggaagaaaaaaattaagattatttaga attcaaatcctacaaatcaataaaatggTCAGAACTATAATTGGGAGATATTGTATGTCTAAAGAGAGGGAAGTAGAGTCCTGCTGATCTTCTCATTTTAGACTCAAGTTAAGAGGAGCTTCTAGTTGATTTTGAAGTGCGTACTGCATGTTCTTGTACATTTGTTAACATTAATCACAACACAAAAGGTAATATAATGGATTTCATTACAAAACTAAATGGACAAATCTCTTTTAGTATATAAGAGTCGCCTGTAGGgagtataaaattaaaaaatgatccAAAAGCtacttcatttaataaaaaaaatatgattttgaaGGGAGAAACGCTGGATAGGGTAGACTGGATTTTTGGAATGGCAATTAGAGTTGGAGAGGATTGCTGTTATGGTTAAACAACtctaaagaaataaaactATTCATAAAAAAGCTGGATAGTAGAATTTCAGACTTACATCTCTTATACTTGTTGGatcttattttcaatatGTTTTATATCTAATATGGTTTTTTCATCCTTTTTTATACGTgagtatttttttaaaagtcTAATTTACTGCTTGTTAATATTTCCTTAGAACTTATAATTGTTAGAAaaaatatgttatttttttattattatcaaaaataataaagcaTTTTATAAGGAATAGTAAAAggtgaaaaataaatacaaagttaaaaaatagtaaaagTTAAGAGCAAATGATTATCCAATAGttcttaaatcataaaatgatAGGAAAATACTAATGCCtatagaaaaatattttaatttgccACTATTATCATTTCAAAGAcaaacataattattaggGTTCAAAtctcataataataatgagacAGGGCTTATGATGTTAACTTCATAGAATGTCTTAGATCTTATTAGGACtgatattctaattttggacaatccaaaatttttatttaaggcCAAACCTAAAGTAGTCTAACTTGTTGAAAACTTTAAAACATACCATTTTAGttataataaacttaaaaatttgGTGAGAAATGCTTCACCAAAATAAAAGACGAATTGtgacaaattattaattgacaCTAATAGATAATAAACATAAGATGAAATGAAAACTTTAGATATTGATCTTTTGATTTCTGAAAAAAGAGTTCCTGATCTCAGAAATTGTactgatattttattagctTCAATctagatttagaaaatagggaatattaaagataacaactaaaaggattaaaaataaaatgatacaaaattgaataatggCATAGGCAAGAAAAAGAGTGCCAGATACATTTTTGATTCTTCTTTTGTTAAACACTAATAAAATAGCAATTAAGTTTTTGACAACAGTAAAGATGCATCCAATCATAATATCTCTTAATCTTTCTAATCATCACATATTGgattgtaaaaataaaaaaatcaatttgtcAAGCCTGGAACTATTATTAAGCAAAATCCTAATTTTAGCCAGATGTcctaaaaaaaaattaacgACCTAAACTCTGATAGAATTATAAGcgaaaattataatgaataggactttattgatattctttACAGCCAAGATGATAGaatatataatgaaattttagtGATGATGCTTCTAACAAATAGTATTATAAGTGtgtttaatgaaaaattaaataaattagaatttatctTTGAAAATAGTTATGATGAATCcattctataattttgtGAATTACTtgattataatctaatttgtTCAACAGAATAGGAGAATactaaataagaattaaatagcagaacaattataaaaaaggtTATTTCAATTGGTACCAGTTCCAAAGTCTTTGAGATTCTAACTTTTTTAGAACCTACAGAGAATAGGAAACACATTTTATCAGTATTAGTTAGAGATCCAGAATCATTTTAGTTAGATGAAGGTGCATTGTTATATACAAGAATTGAAACAAATAATCAGacagaaaataaatatcatgaaaatttataagaaatgaaTTGGGACGGattaaaaacatttttatattagaaaAGGTAATTAGGATATTCCTAAACAAATGATATCTTGAAAAAATTATCCGCTATCTCAGAGACATATGGAAATAGATCTcatgaaatagaaaaactATTCATTGAACTTGAATCTAAGAGTGAACCTATTTTTGCTATTGGAATATCatcaacaaaataaaaattattatagcaTTCATCTTAAGAATTCATATAGGAATAGgtaaattaagaaagaatCTTTTTCaccttataaaattataacatcAAACTATGCATCATTATACCTGATTCTTATGACGATTTAATGCTTTTTGTTAGAACatattcaataatctaatcaaaagaacaaattattgaattcaaagaaaGGGACTCTTAATAGTTACAATATAAGTTTAGGTAGTATCTTTAAAATCTGATGTCTAATAATATACCAAATTATCAGGATAACTTTATAATTGTAAGTTCTGAAGCATTTGATAGTATTTTAGAggatgaatatttaaaatatcattttgtttttatattctaaatgtCTGGTGGATTAGGTGCTTATCGATTTACAAGTAGataaaaaggaaaattagcaaaaattctataaaaaactaattaaaaaatactcAGCGTTGGAAATTCTTTAGATGATGAATATCTATTTAGTAAATCTCATTTAACAGTTAgtttaatgaaaaaagaataggaaataactattataaattcaaaatttgtagctttaaatattaaataactattaaagatgatttttcttatttgcCCTAGATAGATGTAGAATTATTTAGCATTTTTAGAAATCCAATTATATAGATGCTTACTATTAggtttgataatatttattattagcttttaatttgaagatatttaactattttggctattgatattttttttaattccaaGCAATATTTTGTCATCTATTTAGcactattttttattgtgtAATCAGAAAGAATAAAcgcttaaattttaatctacttatgttatgatattttaaagtataaAGAAGAGAAGTATGTTAAGAGGAATTTTAGGGGTTTTTGTAAtagttattattgatttagtatatttgattctaactgaataaactattttattggTTATCTCTTCAAATggtaaaattgattaaacatCAAAATCAGTATTACTTTACATAAGCttagaattattagataaatctaaaattttattccatattataaagaaatatgaaaatatctattataaaCTTATGTAATTAactattacaatttttatattgactCTGTTAATAATATGTTTTAATTTGGTTTAAGCCTCTACTGATGATTAAAGACTGATAgatgaattcaattaataaaattttttagctttcattttcataagTGTTTTTCTAATTGGTTTATCATTTGTGACTCAAGAGATCTTGGAGATTTATTCGATAAATTTCATGATACCCTCAGAACAAATCACCTTTGAGTAAAACTAAAAAGatattttggaattaaaaaaaaaactaaattcaAGCAATTCACTTAgcgaagaagaagaagaagaaatgcagttaatttttaattaaaaaattaaaaaaattacagATTAgctttttgataataaagatttagtagatgaaataataactaaataaataaagggAGATTAATCAGTAGTAGATGAAATGGATAAATTTCAAGGATTTCAAGATAAAAAAACCGAAAAGGATTTTTAAGacttctttaaataatagaactaacataaatttaacattttctatgcttttatattttatgatatatgCATACTAATAATGTACTGTTATGAAATACTTACAAGTAGCGTATTtccattatcaattttattaactgtattaatttaatttatcatttaactttttatttctcttttataattaaggGTGATCACTAATAAAAagatctaataatatttttagttgCTATCCCTTATTTTAAGatacatttttaaaatattaatagatgtACTTTATATAGGAAATTATCAAGAATTTGTTGGATTCATgtttaatatctaatttattcttgCTTTTGCAATAACAACTCAACCAATAGttccaattattttctatGTTATCTTATAATTGGTCATTTACATAAtagatttgataataaatggattttcaatgaattttcttaattaaaaagaagtgATATATTGCTTAGTCAAATTTGGGTTTCTATTAGTTGAAATATCATATccaatttttgaaaatgtttaaaaGTTTCAATTTTTACAGAGAtcttcatatatttattagaatagactgaatattgaataaaagaagataaaCTATATTTTAGGTTTATTGATGCcaagatttatttaagagaGAATGAATAAAGGTTAGATTTAGATTTAGCAAGATCAAGGCGATgttacaatattattttgtgaTATTTACCAATTCGACAAggttattaaatatgaataagaaaatatattgaacTTTTTAGATACTCTATACAGAGCCTTTGACTAATTGTGTTAGACGTATGATTTGTAAAAGATAGAGACAGTTGGTAAAACTTATATGGCAGCTGGAGGATTGAAGGATTATGATGCAGTGATAA attaaaaaaatgctAATAGCACAACTAGAGCTTTAGAAACGGCTATAGCTATGATGGATGCTGTAAAAACAATGAAATATGGTGATAATCAAgatgttaaattaaagattggAATTCATTATGGTAGAGTAATTGCTGGTGTAATTGGAGTTCATAAACCATAATTCTCATTGATAGGAGATACAGTAAATACTACAAGCAGGGTTTGTAGCACAGGTGATGCTGGATTCATTACATTGAGTGAATCGGCctataacaatattaaagatacaactaaatattaatttgatgaaaaggCAGTGGCTGCTAAAGGAAAAGGGACACTTCTAACATTTCGATTCAAGGTATAACTAAAGGATAAAGATTCAACAAGATTAAtatcatctaaattaattaaagatcaTTAAGAATCCAGCAATGAAACTAGAGTTCAAGTTATGCCATTAAAAAATCCTGAAAATAAGAAACCTCCTGccaaaattttgatgaaaagaGCTTCTGTTATGAATCCAATAGGATTGGGAAATGATCCCAACAAATCCCCTATACTAGTTTTAAGACAGCTCTAGTAATAGttataaaacaaaaagacgttttaaattatgatcaAGAAAAAGTAATCGATTGATCATGAAACTAAAGAACAAGAAGTCAAAcgttaaaattcttaaaaatcgATATCTAGTTCGAATTAAGATCTAAATTaaggataataaatatagaatgaAAATCAATCTCAAGTTTAATAGCAGCCCAAGGTTGTAAATACAAATCCAAAAATGAGAAGTAGTATACTGTAACTGCATAAACCACTTAAAAGGGGAAATGAAGATGGAGCTATTTAGCATTATCCATCAACCTTGTAATAGTTTTCAATGAGTCTATTTTAACCTATTTCAGACATTAGACTTTAACCCTCTTCTAATTAGATCTCGTCCTCACAAAACTAATAGAGCTCAAGTATATAACCTTAGTTAAGTGTACtacaataaaattcttaaactcAAATGGTCTAGATTTTGGAACACCCAAGTAAAGAGAGCATAAAGTAGGTGAGGATTGCAGAGGAagcataaaattaatagaataatcaatagCCTCAAAGAGGATAAATCAAAAGGAAGGGAACTGTAATAATGGCTGATTTggttaataagaaaaaaatgatgaaatcaaacactaaaataattctacCGGAAGATAAGGAACGACCTCTTAAGTTAGTTTAAAAGGAAAATGAAAATCATTTTGAGGgaaaaggaaaataaatagaaaatccTGGATTTTTTGAAGCTTAAGAGAAtcttataaaaaaagaaaatgattttgttgaaaattctgatgaaattgaaataaataaaaaatagagcATTTCAAAACTTTAGTAAAGATtagatttgataaaattaaagaacattaaaaaatttaaattagactttgataaagattttgattatgaattgaataaaagtTAATACGATAGCAAAGACCATGTATTGTATTATTAGATCTACGAAGAATATAATCTGCAAGAATTTATATAGTTTAGAAAAACATTTATACTGTTACTAATTCTTATGATTTGTAAAAGccttttatatttcttattagaCGAATTAAATccatcaaataaaatagaactaatcattgttattttatgTCAACTCATTGTTAGTGTATTGATTATCTTTCCTTTTTACAAATTCTAAGatctttaagattttaaaaaagctaaatctttaagtttaatctattttataagcATAAGTtcattaaacattttaatagtttactTTGTggatgaataagaatttgagataattttgtaattatgtTAGATTACTTCAATCTATATCAACTTATTTCACTAATaactttttattctaaaagataaataatatttataaatcatttactttattcttttgattctATTAACTGTATATAAAAAGTACATATTGGAAATagtatttttcataataagcACTGATGGTTTAACCTATTACTTTGAGCATTAAGTAAATGAAATCCttgttaaaaattatagagtGAGTCAACaattataaacttaaatatttaaatatgaaaatattttgtaatacTTGATGCCTCCTCATGCATTAAAACGATTATTACAACCAGAATCAGATAAAACTGAAACATTTATAGATGTTCTAGACCATGCTACTGTTTTATTTGCAGACATCGCTGGTTTTACTAAATATTCAAGCTCTGTTTAGCCTGAAACTGTTGTTGAAATGCTTAGAAACTTGTTTCaatcttttgatttatattgttaaatgGCATAGATATATAAACTGTTTACTATTGGTGATTGCTATGTGTGTATGGGAGTTTTGGATTACACAAAAAGAGATCCTGCCGAAGaa gCATAAAAAGTACTAGCTTTTGGTCTCAAAATGATatagataattaatgatatcaaataGGATCCCCAATATTAGCATTTAAACATGAGAATAGGAGTGCATACTGGTAGAGTCCTCGGTGGAGTAGTTGGAACTGATGTTGTTAGATATGATATTTATGGAGAAGATGTCACAATTGCTAATTTGATGGAGTCATCGGGAACT gAAGGAAAGATGTTAATTAGCGATTATACAAAGAATTTGGTTGAATCTGAATATGATgactttaaatttgaatatgcGAAGGATGTTTATATTCAATCAAAGGATATGACAATACCCACTTTTTTTGTTTCACTTAATGATTTAGATTGTTGTGAAGAAAATTGA
- a CDS encoding K+ channel, with amino-acid sequence MFLEKNIIMSQKTGQVWGKVNKSKFARFKRKLTRKWRAIKKSKIAQKITKSIKHIPIINPNNEFKLIWDIFLAFIRFYLLFVIPYEIAFSNKLLYNQLLWTLQVSIALLIFDILLNFITSFYEKGYLISNHYKVARNYIRNGFIYDIFCVITLVLVLAQELSEQNSYIDYKHQSLREYNYARSVISILGIIIQLQNIIRVFQRLQNSQDYSETTSLLIDLIKLVMFLFLLEHLFSCIWYFVGIQDIAEDSWIKANGLSDAPYTDQYITAFYFSSVTMFTVGYGDVVPRNIYERLVTIGFMVCSTLQLSYTVSAIWNVYSKLNEKSEDHIRKMRAINTYMKSVNISNQLKYEIREYLTFYWKEQKLEENLEVKDIIGQLSQDLQENLIFEANSIIVKGCKLFNNYFSHEFKAECLKHVQSITLTPCKTVPFDQPCLFFIERGSIGTYLRNNRLRLATLQTGDNFGLREFMFDDIPSLRYTSVAFSKLVFITKKDFMKVLQQYPEDHEQYCQLKEQLIFDKSYFGMDCYSCKSLQHTIQQCPLLTFNPDTDSVIKKHQYPQLQTRRPYKRIFERKRRAIFKELKQNDNADKIQLTIPTIESSDSSEFELKESWKASHSNYFQKMQNITRRQFPNKQALNIKQIRQKLHPTNQTVQILELHNPREFDEECLRESDKILLEDLKLKLNQRINLEIDCIKNYKNYHPDFNSAWLFKSTKINLKFFEQWKQLSLFLTFPYEFIKKYRQTILRGSQLVSPQKDVSHHRKKKRATALYFKPVQVK; translated from the exons ATGTTTCTcgaaaagaatattatta tGTCTTAGAAAACTGGATAAGTTTGGGGAAAAGTAAATAAGTCTAAATTCGCCAGATTCAAAAGAAAGTTGACCAGAAAATGGAGAGCAATAAAGAAGTCAAAAATTGCATAGAAAATAACTAAATCGATTAAACATATCCCAATAATAAATCCAAACAACGAATTCAAATTGATCTGGGATATCTTTCTAGCTTTTATAAGATTCTATCTTCTGTTTGTCATTCCTTATGAAATAGCATTCAGTAATAAACTCTTATATAATCAACTCCTATGGACATTACAGGTTTCCATCGCTTTATTGatctttgatattttattaaactttataACATCCTTTTATGAGAAAGGTTATTTGATATCAAACCATTATAAAGTGGCTCGTAATTACATAAGGAACGGTttcatttatgatattttttgtGTTATAACATTAGTCTTAGTACTTGCTCAGGAACTCAGTGAACAAAATAGTTATATCGATTATAAACACCAGTCACTTCGAGAATACAATTATGCAAGGAGTGTGATTAGCATCTTAGGAATcatcatctaattataaaatatcattcgAGTCTTTTAGAGACTATAAAACAGCTAAGATTATTCAGAAACTACTTCATTGTTAATAGACCTA ATTAAACTAGTGATGTTTTTATTCTTACTGGAACATCTATTTAGTTGTATTTGGTACTTCGTTGGCATTTAAGATATTGCTGAAGATTCCTGGATAAAAGCTAATGGGTTATCTGATGCTCCTTACACTGATTAATATATAACGGCATTTTACTTCTCGTCGGTTACAATGTTTACTGTAGGATATGGAGACGTTGTTCCAAGAA ATATCTATGAGAGATTAGTGACCATAGGATTTATGGTTTGTTCAACTTTATAATTGTCATATACGGTTTCAGCGATCTGGAATGTgtattcaaaattgaatgagAAAAGTGAAGATCACATTCGCAAAATGAGAGCTATCAATACTTATATGAAGAGTGTGAACATATCCAATCAACtcaaatatgaaattagaGAATATTTAACATTCTATTGGAAAGAACAGAAACTAGAGGAGAACTTAGAAGTTAAGGATATAATAGGTTAATTATCTCAAGACCTTTAGGAGAATCTCATCTTCGAGGCTAACTCTATCATAGTCAAAGGGTGTAAGCTATTTAACAACTATTTTTCCCATGAATTCAAAGCTGAATGCTTAAAACATGTTCAATCAATAACTCTTACGCCATGCAAGACTGTGCCATTTGATTAGCCatgtttatttttcataGAAAGGGGATCTATTGGAacatatttaagaaataatagacTTCGATTAGCAACCCTCTAAACTGGAgataattttggattaagAGAATTTATGTTTGATGATATCCCATCTTTAAGATACACTTCTGTTGCTTTTAGCAAATTGGTCTTCATCACAAAAAAAGACTTCATGAAAGTCCTTTAACAATATCCTGAAGATCATGAATAATATTGCTAATTGAAAGAACAACTCATCTTTGACAAATCATATTTTGGTATGGATTGTTATTCATGCAAAAGCCTTTAACATACTATTCAGCAGTGTCCTTTGCTGACATTTAATCCAGACACAGATTCAGTCATCAAAAAACATCAGTACCCTTAATTACAAACTAGAAGGCCCTATAAAAGGATATTTGAAAGGAAAAGACGAGCTATTTTTAAggaacttaaataaaatgataatgcagataagatttaattaactatCCCAACAATAGAATCATCAGATTCTtctgaatttgaattaaaagaatctTGGAAAGCTTCTCATTCAAACtacttttaaaaaatgtaaaatatcaCAAGGAGATAATTTCCCAACAAACAAGccttaaatattaagtaaataCGATAAAAATTACACCCTACAAACTAGACTGtctaaatattagaattacaTAATCCAAGagaatttgatgaagaaTGTTTAAGAGAAAgtgataaaatattgttagaagacttaaaattaaaactgaactagagaattaatttagaaatagattgtattaagaattacaaaaattatcatCCTGATTTTAATTCTGCTTGGCTGTTTAAAAGTACAAAAATAAACTTGaaattctttgaataatGGAAGTAACTCAGTCTCTTTCTTACTTTTCCATATGAATTcattaa aaaatatcGCTAAACCATTCTTAGAGGTAGCCAGCTTGTAAGTCCCCAGAAAGATGTCAGTCATCATAGGAAAAAGAAAAGGGCAACTGCGTTGTATTTTAAACCGGTTTAGGtgaaatga